The Bosea vestrisii genome segment TGCTCCGCTCGCAGATCTTTGTGGAATATCCGCCGCAGACGCGGATCGAAGGCGAGATCCAGCAACTGGAGCCGGATCACCCTGTCACCGAACTCTGGCAGGTAATGAACGGTTCGGCGTCTGGCCGGAGCAGCGACCGCTCCATCACGCTCTTCGACAGCGTCGGTTTCGCGATCGAGGACTTCTCCGCGCTTCGGTACGTCCGGATGCAACTGCCGGGGACCGGCTTCTATACCGAGCTCGATCTGCTGGCCGACCCAGATGATCCGCGCGATCTCTTCGGGATGCTGCTGCGCTGCGAACAGGGCTTGTCCGATCAAGCCTGATGTCGGCGTCGCGGAGTTCAGGAACCGAACTCAATGGTCGGTGTGCCAACGACCTCGATGGTGCCGAGGTCGTAGAGGATACGTCGCGACAGCAGGATTTGCAGGTGCGCCAAACTCCTGATTGTCGAAGTCGAGCCGTCCGCCTTGGCTCGGCTTAGTTCATCTCGGGCCTGGCGGCGAAACACGAGCCGTCCACAAGCGTGGGATTGCCACGATCCGCCTGCGCAGACCCCCAAATCGCGATTTGCGAGGTTCGGCTCCTCCGGTCAACGGGGAAGAACAGCGGCGCACAACCCAAAAAGAGTCGCCGATAACCATTAGCCAGATCGATCTAATCCAGTAGATTTTCTTATATTAATTCGGGCTGTGCCGGTGCCGTGATTGGATTTTCAAAGGAGAGCGGTTCGGTCGTGTGCCGACATCTCCCAGATATCGTAACGGCTCCGGATTATCACATGTCCAAAGACATCGCTGCCATCAAATCCGAAATCCTTCACAGGATCGACGAACAGCGCGATGAGATCGTCGATCTCCTGCGCAGGTTTCTTCGGATCAAGAGCATCAATCCGCCCGGCGACATGCGCGAAACCGCCGATTTCGTCCGCGGCATCATCGATAGTTTCGGTAGCCCACACAGGACCGTCTCCCTCAGGGCCGACATGCCCAATATCATTGGTCGGTGGGATGCGCCCCGCGCGGGTCGTCACCTTGTTCTCAACGGCCATATGGACGTCTTCCCCGTCACCAACGAGCGCCTGTGGGACGCCGAGATCGTCGACGCCAAGATCATGGGGCGCGGCGCGTCCGACATGAAGACCGGCACGCTCGCGTCGATCCTGACCTATTGCTACCTCCATCCGTACAGCGAGCATCTCAACGGGGCTTTGACCCTGACGGTCGTCTCCGACGAGCAATCCGGCGGGCGCTACGGCACGAAGTATCTATTCGACGAGTTCGCCGACGAGATCTCCGGCGATTGCTGCCTCAACGGCGAGCCCAGCGGGTTGGCCAATCTGCGCTTCACGGAGAAGGGAACCCTGCGCTTTTCCCTGTCCACCAGGAGCGCGGGAGGGCATGGCGGCTATCCTCATCGCGCACCCAATCCGATCGAGATCATCTGCAAGCTCGTCGCCCTGATCTACGAACGCTATCATCTCAAGCTGGCGACCTTGCCTCCCGAGATCGAGGCGGTCCTGACGTCGCCCGAGACGATCGCAGCCGCGGACGCCAATCTCGGCAAGGGCGCAGGCGATATCGCGCGCCGCATCACCGTCAATGTCGGCATCATCGAAGGCGGGCAGAAGGCGACGCAGATCCCCACCCTCTGCACCACGCATCTCGACATTCGCGTGCCGATCGGCTCCGACCGCGACGCCATCCGCCGCGATCTCGAAACGCTCGCTGCCAAGCATGGCTGCGAGATGATCATGAACGAGGATCACAGCTATCCGGCGAGCATGACCGATCCCTTCGGCGAGATGGCGACCATCCTCCGATGCAACATCAAGTCCCTGCTCGGGCATGACGCCCCGCCGGTTTCGAGTCTGGGCGGCACCGACACGCGCTATTGGCGCTGGCGCAAGATCCCCGCGATCATCTGCGGGCCTTCGCCGATCAGCATGGGACGGGACGACGAGCACGTCACCATCGACGAGGCCATCGCCGTACTGAAGCTGCAGGTCATGTGCGCACTGGATTATCTCGGCAATCCCAGCGCCGCGCCCGCCGGGAACACTGTCTCAGAGATGCGCCCAACGGAACGGGTCGTTTGACGCGACGATCCGCCTACGCACGACGGTCGCGCAAACAAGCCGAGGGGAAAATGCCATGAAACCGACGACGCTTTCATCCAACTCGATCCATCCATTTCGTCGGCTGGCTCGGCTTCGCTTGAGCACGGGAGGATGACCATGCCGCCCGTCACCACCAACGCCGCCAGGGCCAGCGACATGTCGCAACTGCCGGCAGACGCCTACAAGATCGCGCATTACACGATCGTGCCCCGGCGCCATTACGGCCGGATCATCGCCACGATCCTGATCATCGCCGTGCTTGTGGCGCTGGGCAGGGCCTTTGCCGTCGGCGACATCGAATGGCGCTATGTCGGCATGTTCCTGACGGCGCCAGCCATCATGACTGGCCTCGTCAACACCATCCTGCTGGCGATCTGCGCGATGGTGCTCGGCGTCGTTCTCGGCGTGCTATTCGCCGTGATGCGGCTGTCCAAGAACCCCGTCTTGAGCACCGTCGCGAAGCTCTATGTCTGGCTGTTTCGCGGCGCGCCGGCGCTGCTGCAGTTGCTGATCTGGTTCAACCTGGCGCTGATATTTCCGCGGATCGCTTTCCCCGGCCTGTTCG includes the following:
- a CDS encoding M20/M25/M40 family metallo-hydrolase, whose protein sequence is MDVFPVTNERLWDAEIVDAKIMGRGASDMKTGTLASILTYCYLHPYSEHLNGALTLTVVSDEQSGGRYGTKYLFDEFADEISGDCCLNGEPSGLANLRFTEKGTLRFSLSTRSAGGHGGYPHRAPNPIEIICKLVALIYERYHLKLATLPPEIEAVLTSPETIAAADANLGKGAGDIARRITVNVGIIEGGQKATQIPTLCTTHLDIRVPIGSDRDAIRRDLETLAAKHGCEMIMNEDHSYPASMTDPFGEMATILRCNIKSLLGHDAPPVSSLGGTDTRYWRWRKIPAIICGPSPISMGRDDEHVTIDEAIAVLKLQVMCALDYLGNPSAAPAGNTVSEMRPTERVV